Proteins encoded within one genomic window of Bemisia tabaci chromosome 2, PGI_BMITA_v3:
- the LOC109040095 gene encoding uncharacterized protein isoform X2 has protein sequence MVFKHLTFYLLGHVCTFGIQKSEQRIMLKSEAYEEIVKSTAYIDKTWFIRDLFNLPQYLVITGPQGFSKTTNLNMLKSFFEHELDGTHTAKDPKTSKKLQTFKDKKIFTDEKIFWQYFAKYPVIHLDQSAVTTKNFDEFLKSFVKHCIDPLTEKFGYLWNSTDIKMNEKAKKGYPWTKDDLQDFGAELASLLHHHHGTKPILLIDEYDSPSVAALLDAGVSEKDTEAIVQFLSSFVAEIIQHNHNTFRAVLTGRLALSLIPKLKYRNIFESEKLSSAYGFLEADLNELEKRFAMASPDMEHTRAYYRGYCVYEKPTERIYSSQSIIHSLLSRTVIEYWSGDIVDKLRPLLGAEQWGPALEMCILKRCKITVTGPMKKIDVMQLKKSLLFSKKADPGGQFLFQILVETGYFTVEEKQGVLHTISVPNVEVQTVMMDEFYRGRYLHERYGFTEEDEKHYLTSLDKLSSDVTTLHTLVRSVQTLFRNLAPKDEVFMQVVLLHPLLNCSEFSTYPFDRDDSSISSYAIFAKRWRDHAGILFEARAGPNLDQETKRDVSNVFEQFPDLKDTVDLRLVVSGRKEVYGFYNYTTFGGSSACELWPPQKKVT, from the exons ATggttttcaaacatttgacCTTTTACCTGTTAGGCCATGTATGCACATTTGGAATTCAGAAATCG gaacaacgtatcatGCTCAAGAGCGAGGCTTATGAAGAGATCGTCAAATCGACAGCTTACATCGATAAAACCTGGTTTATTCGAGATTTATTTAACCTGCCGCAATATCTTGTGATCACAGGCCCTCAGGGTTTCTCCAAAACGACGAACCTGAACATGCTGAAATCATTCTTTGAACACGAGCTGGATGGAACCCATACTGCAAAGGACccaaaaacctcaaaaaaactACAGACattcaaagataaaaaaatattcaccgaTGAGAAAATTTTTTGGCAGTACTTCGCTAAGTACCCCGTCATCCACTTAGACCAAAGCGCTGTAACGACAAAAAACTTTGACGAGTTTTTGAAAAGCTTCGTTAAGCACTGTATTGACCCTCTAACGGAGAAATTTGGTTACTTATGGAACAGTACCGACATCAAGATGAATGAAAAAGCCAAAAAAGGTTATCCATGGACGAAAGACGACCTCCAAGACTTCGGTGCAGAACTTGCAAGTCTTCTACATCATCATCACGGAACCAAACCCATACTTTTGATTGATGAGTACGATTCTCCTTCAGTCGCCGCCCTTCTGGACGCGGGTGTCTCTGAAAAAGACACCGAGGCTATCGTACAATTCTTGAGTAGTTTTGTTGCCGAAATAATACAACATAATCACAACACTTTTCGTGCCGTTTTGACAGGGCGTTTGGCCCTGTCACTGATCCCAAAACTGAAATATCGTAATATTTTCGAGTCCGAAAAATTGTCCTCTGCGTACGGCTTTCTAGAGGCCGACCTCAACGAGCTTGAAAAGCGATTTGCAATGGCGTCTCCTGATATGGAACATACCAGAGCTTACTATAGAGGATACTGCGTGTATGAAAAACCAACAGAACGAATATACAGTTCTCAGTCAATCATTCATTCACTGCTCAGTAGAACAGTAATTGAATATTGGTCAGGGGATATCGTCGATAAACTAAGGCCTCTCCTAGGGGCTGAACAGTGGGGGCCAGCGCTGGAAATGTGCATCCTGAAACGCTGTAAGATTACAGTGACAGGTcctatgaaaaaaatcgatgtaaTGCAGCTCAAAAAATCTCTGCTTTTCTCTAAAAAAGCAGACCCTGGCGGACAATTCTTGTTTCAGATTTTGGTGGAAACCGGTTATTTCACGGTGGAGGAAAAACAAGGGGTGTTGCACACTATCTCGGTGCCGAACGTTGAGGTGCAAACGGTTATGATGGACGAGTTCTACCGCGGTAGGTACCTGCACGAGCGGTATGGATTCACCGAGGAAGACGAAAAGCACTATTTGACGTCACTCGATAAGTTGAGCTCGGACGTAACCACATTGCATACCCTCGTGCGGTCTGTCCAGACGTTATTTCGGAATTTGGCACCCAAAGATGAGGTTTTCATGCAGGTTGTATTACTCCACCCACTTTTGAACTGCTCGGAATTCTCGACTTATCCCTTTGATAGGGACGATAGTTCTATCTCAAGTTATGCTATTTTCGCCAAACGGTGGCGCGATCATGCAGGGATCCTTTTCGAAGCGAGGGCTGGGCCCAATCTTGATCAAGAAACGAAAAGGGATGTCTCAAATGTATTCGAACAATTTCCTGACTTGAAGGATACGGTTGATTTACGTTTGGTTGTGAGCGGAAGAAAGGAGGTCTATGGTTTTTACAACTATACAACTTTTGGTGGGAGCTCCGCATGTGAACTTTGGCCACCGCAGAAGAAAGTCACTTGA
- the LOC109040095 gene encoding uncharacterized protein isoform X1, translating into MALFNLISIQLTDFHVCISTMVFKHLTFYLLGHVCTFGIQKSEQRIMLKSEAYEEIVKSTAYIDKTWFIRDLFNLPQYLVITGPQGFSKTTNLNMLKSFFEHELDGTHTAKDPKTSKKLQTFKDKKIFTDEKIFWQYFAKYPVIHLDQSAVTTKNFDEFLKSFVKHCIDPLTEKFGYLWNSTDIKMNEKAKKGYPWTKDDLQDFGAELASLLHHHHGTKPILLIDEYDSPSVAALLDAGVSEKDTEAIVQFLSSFVAEIIQHNHNTFRAVLTGRLALSLIPKLKYRNIFESEKLSSAYGFLEADLNELEKRFAMASPDMEHTRAYYRGYCVYEKPTERIYSSQSIIHSLLSRTVIEYWSGDIVDKLRPLLGAEQWGPALEMCILKRCKITVTGPMKKIDVMQLKKSLLFSKKADPGGQFLFQILVETGYFTVEEKQGVLHTISVPNVEVQTVMMDEFYRGRYLHERYGFTEEDEKHYLTSLDKLSSDVTTLHTLVRSVQTLFRNLAPKDEVFMQVVLLHPLLNCSEFSTYPFDRDDSSISSYAIFAKRWRDHAGILFEARAGPNLDQETKRDVSNVFEQFPDLKDTVDLRLVVSGRKEVYGFYNYTTFGGSSACELWPPQKKVT; encoded by the exons ATG GCGTTATTTAATTTGATCAGTATCCAGTTGACTGATTTTCATGTATGTATATCTACAATggttttcaaacatttgacCTTTTACCTGTTAGGCCATGTATGCACATTTGGAATTCAGAAATCG gaacaacgtatcatGCTCAAGAGCGAGGCTTATGAAGAGATCGTCAAATCGACAGCTTACATCGATAAAACCTGGTTTATTCGAGATTTATTTAACCTGCCGCAATATCTTGTGATCACAGGCCCTCAGGGTTTCTCCAAAACGACGAACCTGAACATGCTGAAATCATTCTTTGAACACGAGCTGGATGGAACCCATACTGCAAAGGACccaaaaacctcaaaaaaactACAGACattcaaagataaaaaaatattcaccgaTGAGAAAATTTTTTGGCAGTACTTCGCTAAGTACCCCGTCATCCACTTAGACCAAAGCGCTGTAACGACAAAAAACTTTGACGAGTTTTTGAAAAGCTTCGTTAAGCACTGTATTGACCCTCTAACGGAGAAATTTGGTTACTTATGGAACAGTACCGACATCAAGATGAATGAAAAAGCCAAAAAAGGTTATCCATGGACGAAAGACGACCTCCAAGACTTCGGTGCAGAACTTGCAAGTCTTCTACATCATCATCACGGAACCAAACCCATACTTTTGATTGATGAGTACGATTCTCCTTCAGTCGCCGCCCTTCTGGACGCGGGTGTCTCTGAAAAAGACACCGAGGCTATCGTACAATTCTTGAGTAGTTTTGTTGCCGAAATAATACAACATAATCACAACACTTTTCGTGCCGTTTTGACAGGGCGTTTGGCCCTGTCACTGATCCCAAAACTGAAATATCGTAATATTTTCGAGTCCGAAAAATTGTCCTCTGCGTACGGCTTTCTAGAGGCCGACCTCAACGAGCTTGAAAAGCGATTTGCAATGGCGTCTCCTGATATGGAACATACCAGAGCTTACTATAGAGGATACTGCGTGTATGAAAAACCAACAGAACGAATATACAGTTCTCAGTCAATCATTCATTCACTGCTCAGTAGAACAGTAATTGAATATTGGTCAGGGGATATCGTCGATAAACTAAGGCCTCTCCTAGGGGCTGAACAGTGGGGGCCAGCGCTGGAAATGTGCATCCTGAAACGCTGTAAGATTACAGTGACAGGTcctatgaaaaaaatcgatgtaaTGCAGCTCAAAAAATCTCTGCTTTTCTCTAAAAAAGCAGACCCTGGCGGACAATTCTTGTTTCAGATTTTGGTGGAAACCGGTTATTTCACGGTGGAGGAAAAACAAGGGGTGTTGCACACTATCTCGGTGCCGAACGTTGAGGTGCAAACGGTTATGATGGACGAGTTCTACCGCGGTAGGTACCTGCACGAGCGGTATGGATTCACCGAGGAAGACGAAAAGCACTATTTGACGTCACTCGATAAGTTGAGCTCGGACGTAACCACATTGCATACCCTCGTGCGGTCTGTCCAGACGTTATTTCGGAATTTGGCACCCAAAGATGAGGTTTTCATGCAGGTTGTATTACTCCACCCACTTTTGAACTGCTCGGAATTCTCGACTTATCCCTTTGATAGGGACGATAGTTCTATCTCAAGTTATGCTATTTTCGCCAAACGGTGGCGCGATCATGCAGGGATCCTTTTCGAAGCGAGGGCTGGGCCCAATCTTGATCAAGAAACGAAAAGGGATGTCTCAAATGTATTCGAACAATTTCCTGACTTGAAGGATACGGTTGATTTACGTTTGGTTGTGAGCGGAAGAAAGGAGGTCTATGGTTTTTACAACTATACAACTTTTGGTGGGAGCTCCGCATGTGAACTTTGGCCACCGCAGAAGAAAGTCACTTGA
- the LOC109040096 gene encoding uncharacterized protein, producing MAFKVIIFAACLAAANAGVIAPAYSAYAAPAYAAPYAAPAYSAYAAAPVVAKVAAPVAYSSYAAPAYAAPAYSTYAAHAPVVAKVAAPVAYAAPAYSAYAAPAYAHAPVVAKVAAPVAYAAPAYSTYAAAAPVVAKVAAPVYAKAAVVDEYDANPQYSFAYDVNDSLTGDSKSQHETRSGDVVQGSYSLTEPDGSRRTVDYTADPHNGFNAVVHKDTPAVHAAPAVVAAKVAPVAYAAPHY from the exons GTTATCATCTTCGCTGCTTGCTTGGCTGCCGCCAATGCCGGTGTTATCGCGCCAGCATACAGCGCGTACGCCGCCCCCGCCTACGCAGCCCCCTACGCCGCCCCGGCTTACTCCGCCTACGCTGCCGCCCCCGTGGTCGCTAAGGTAGCCGCCCCAGTTGCCTACTCCTCATACGCCGCTCCCGCCTACGCTGCCCCCGCCTACTCCACCTACGCCGCCCACGCTCCCGTCGTCGCTAAG GTTGCTGCCCCAGTCGCCTACGCCGCTCCCGCTTACTCCGCCTACGCCGCCCCCGCCTACGCCCACGCCCCCGTGGTCGCCAAGGTCGCCGCCCCTGTAGCCTACGCCGCCCCCGCCTACTCCACctacgccgccgccgcccccgtGGTCGCCAAGGTCGCCGCCCCAGTCTACGCCAAGGCCGCCGTCGTCGACGAATACGACGCCAACCCCCAGTACAGCTTCGCCTACGACGTCAACGACTCTCTGACCGGTGACTCCAAGTCCCAGCACGAGACCCGATCCGGCGATGTCGTTCAGGGTAGCTACAGTTTGACCGAGCCCGACGGCAGCAGAAGGACCGTTGACTACACCGCTGACCCACACAACGGTTTCAACGCCGTCGTCCACAAGGACACGCCCGCCGTCCACGCTGCCCCCGCCGTCGTAGCCGCCAAGGTCGCCCCCGTCGCCTACGCCGCCCCCCACTACTGA